CGATCCGGGTTGGACGGGCGGGCGATAGCCGGATGAAGCGGCGCTTTTAGAGGATGTGGGGGGTTTGAGCGGGGGGTGAAGGGATTTGGTAAATCTCGAAAAGACGGCTGCTTCAAAGCATTTCCTGTTTGTTACAATTTCATATGTAAGCTAAGGAATTTTGGAATAGGATATGGTATAGTAGGAAGATAACATACTTGCAGAATGTGACATTACGAATAATGTACATGCTCTTTGTTTGACGGCATTTCTGGCAAATGGATTTATCAACACGACGGACTTGCCTCCGGCCTACCAACATGTTAAGCTTCCTGATCCGGTAAAGATAGAAAGACACTCACGAGGCATGAGCTGCTCCTGTTCTTGGGTATCGTTGTCTCCGCAAGACATTTTGTGGTTCTGGTTCTTTGTGAAGCTGGTGGAGCAGTTGTAATTGAGCTTTCAAGGAGCCAAATAACCGACGgcaaaaaaagaaagaaacAACTTTTAATTATTAAAAAAAGAAATTTAGGCGTATCATCCAGCAAGTCCCCCGCGATTCGCAAACTAATTGCAGCCCATATGCGCCTGAAATAATCCTCAGCAAAGTAATATTTTCTCTTGCTATTCCCTCCACTTTCCTAGTCCACCCCGCATCATCATCCGTCATTATCACTGATCGCCATGCCCAAAGATCGTCCCAGACGACGAGGAAGACCTCCTCATTTGTACAAGTTAGCACACATCGCTCCGCCAGGGACAATAGGGCATATCGGCTCTACTCTCGCTAGCATGACTACGACTGCCACCTCTCTGGGAACTCATGCTACACCTCAGACGCAGATTGAGGCTATATCTCATGCTCTGACACTCCATGAAGCTCAAATTCACAATCCATCTCTACTCTCTGATGATACTGCGGAGCAAGCTTGCGAATTACCAACAGGAACAACGGCAGCAGCCACAGCAACAGAAACAACGACAACAACAGGAGAATTGTTTGAACCCCAAATCCACGTAACATCAACTGGTACTTGGGTAGGACTTCCCTTGAACCCCCATCGAGTTGCCGAGAGACAGGATTTATGGGACCTTGTCGCCTCTTGTGATTATAATGTCACTACGACCGCAGATGTCAAGGCGGATCTGAATTTGGAGGCGCTCAATGGTCTTCAAAGTGCAAAACTCGATGCGACGATGAATAATGGGTTCGTAAAGCCCACAAGACAAAAAAAGATTGAAGGGCAAGACTACTTTTCGCAAGTGATCAGTGTCGAAGATATCCCCAAGTTTTTTGATGGTTTAGTGAGTTCTTCAAACTACTTTATGGCTGTAACTTTTTGACATTTATTGACCCGTTCAAACAGCCGCATGATTATAATGTTCTCTCCCGTGCTCGCATGTCATGTTACTTTCGAATCGTCTGGCTCGATCCGCCGGGGCTCATCCCCACCGATATTCGGTACCGCCACATACTTGTCTCCGTGGATGCCATGGCACTCCGAAATAATCCAGCAGGGTACGTCTATAGGATCATGTTCAAATGCTCGGGGTCTTGCATGAGAATGGATAAAGGACCCTGTCATCTCCAAGAAGGCAATACAGCCAGCGAATTGGACGGGTCAAGCATTGTCGGAGATAATGGTGCTCAATCGAATGACCAGCCTGCTCAGTCAGAAAAAACCCGAGGTCCCAAAAGCCGCAAAAAGCGACCAGCTGCTTGCGATTCCATGCTCATGGTAAGTAATAAACAtcacctccttctcttccattATCCACTCCCCCTCCCCTTGATTTGGTTCTGGAAAACGTATATCTTACACCTCCTACGCAGCTCGAAATGACAGCCCGCCAAGCTGCAAACGGCCAATGCACAATTGTCCGTCGTCGTCCCGAATTCCATCCCGCCGGACCCGCCAACGCGCTTAGGATGTCAGCGTATGTCCGTAGTGTCCTCCATGAGCTTGCAGCCCAGACGGGGATGCCACATCATCGGCTTCGATATGGTAAGTCGGCCGGTCAAATTAATAAACTTCTtcccccttctccttctctcgGACTTTTTAGGATGTTGCGTGTTCAAGTGCTAATGTTCTTTTATGTAGAGTATGAGGAGAGGTTGAGATACGCGCCGTATCCAGCCATGTTGGAGACCCATTTACCCCATCGTGCTCCAAAACCCCGGCATTACCCAAGTGTGGTGACGACTATCACCAGAAATCAACAAAAGCCAAATACAGAGGGATCGGGCGACCAAGGAAGCTGATATCGTAAGTGAGAGTAGTAATAGAATTATAGAAAGTGTACGAATAATTGGTAGAAGGCGGCATGAGGTTGACCTTCATCTCTAAAATGCTGCGGTTGGGGGATTTACTCTACTCTGTTGTATATACTAATGCATGTGGCTGGACAATACAAGTCGTCTATAAGTTCAGGGTCGGCTGTATATGTGTTTTAAGTCTGGTGAATAGACGTCGCAAATTGGCCGCTTATTACGTGCAACTGGGCGCTTTTTTCCAGCTTCCTTGTCCGTTGTCTTCAGCACCCTAATACTTGTTGAATGTCGGAAGTAAAGGGGGGAATCCGGGCTCCAAGATATGTGAACAGCATTCTGCGTTCTGGGGATCTCGTATTAATGCCCGAATGTTAAGGCCAAAGCTGCGTCATCGCTGTATTGGCGAGGCACGGTTATCCGTAGTCGCCGATCTGCCTCCACTTGTTCTATTCCGGGATTCGACGCGCAGGAGTTTGTCTCATCCTGTGCTCATTACACTCGGGACGGACCCCGAATCCTTTCCCATCAACCTTCTGGGGACTGCCAGAGAAGTCGAAGTGCTTGTACAACGTGTTAGGGGAAGGGGATGGAGAGCTTTAGAAGAGCTGGGTAAGCCACACCCCTCTTCGCACCACGTTTCAACACGTGCTCCCGCAGTCAGTCCCCATATGTCATGCCATGCAGCGGCAGTCTGGACAGCCTGGCCATAACACGTCACGACTATTTTGATCGCTTTAATCAGGAGTCTGCTGTGACGGCCCGCTGCCACACGACGAGGGACCTAAGGCTATGCGCATCCCCAAGTCTTCGACCTGTCTCTATATAAAGCCCACCTTTATTCTCCTGCTttgtcctcttcttctcctcctttaTCGATTTCTAACTCTTCTTAACGACTTAACACCAAACACATCTATCATAATGGGTATGTGTCGTCTCTGGCTTCTGCACTATGCTGCTTGAGGATCCACTGACATTCATCCAGGcctctttgacttcttcaACAACGACCCTTCCGGCCGAGACGAGGTCTAGTACGTTTCTCCCTTCTACATTATGCCATTCCTATTATTATTCAGACTAATGTCTTGAAATAGCAACCTCGACCCTAACAACCAGCAGCACAAGGCCAAGCTCTCCCACGAGCTCATCGGGTACGTCGATGTCTACGTTTTCATCTGTATCGGGCTATGTGCCCACTTGTTCTGTAAAGTCGATGACTGATTGATTGCGTTGTCAGCGGTGCAGCCGGTTTCGAGGCTATGAAGGCTTACGAAAACCACGTTGCCAGAAACGGCAAGCCCCCTTCTGTACGTTCTATCCTCCCTTCTTTACATCATGCACATTCAACTCTCTGACAGTGTTGCTGACTATATGGTATCTCTTGTAGCATGCTATGGCCAAGGAGATTTTGGCTGGTTTGGCAGCCGCAGAGGTTGACAAGCTTTTTGAAACCAAGGGTGAGTTCCCATAAactccttcatcttcacGTCTGGAGGAGATTATATTAGATTGGATGTTGACGGGGTTGTAACTCGATCGAAAATAGGTCTTGACGGCTGGGACCGAGAGGAGGCTAAGCGGCACGCCAGAGCTCAGGCTGAGCGGGCCCTCGATCAGTCTGGTCAATATTAATAGACCAGCAGCGAGCAAAtaaaaaaggaaaggggGACTGTTAAAAGCTAGGACGCATGTTTGATACTGCATGAGATGAAAGAAGGTTATACCAATGATCCGTCCAATGCTGCCAAGTTTTCGACTATGGGCCGATTCTGGAGGCCTTGATCTCCTTAATAAAACGTCCCATCCACTTCCATACAAGTAACTTCGCCTTCCGCTCCTAGCACGATATGAAGTTCATCAAGACCTAAATGCGAATAAGTATAATGCAATACAACAACTCCCAACCTCCTAATCTACtcccttccatctcctctaTCTCCTCAACTGACCTTGGCCTACACCCACGCCGGGCATAGGGCTTGCAGACCTACTCCCTCCCTTTGATTTCTTCGTTTGTAACGACTGCACATCCGCGCTACCCGGCCTTTTATTCCTATTCGGGGGAAACTGTCTCTGCCCCGATATTGAACCCGAGACCGACGCCGAGGCCGATGCCAATGTCCCGCCTCCCTTACCTCCCCCACCATTGCGATCTCCAGGTGTCGCACCTGCCGACAGGGGCATTGGACTTGCCGACCGATTAGGCAATCCTTTACTTCCACCCTCACTTCCTTGGACTTCCATACTCGCTGGACGTTGTTTCGAACTCTGCGTGAACGGTCTACCACCTGGGCCTGAACCAGCACCCCCAGCTTGACCGTGTCGAGCAAAAGGATGGACACCTTGAAAACTACTTCCACCTCCGCCTCCGCCTTGACCCGGAGGAGCAGTCCCCCGACGGGGTGTATTGGCACCTGGAGGGAAACCACGAGTAGGTGGAGGAACAGGTAAGAGGGGTGtaccaggtgtggaggAGCGTCCTTGGCCGTGTCCCGGGAAAGTAGGATTAATGGGGGGAATGATATCGGCTGTCGTTGTGCGTGCCGCTCGTTTTCTCTGTTTTGAGGTGGAAAGTTTTGAGACACGGTAATGGTTAGCCAACGATGATGAGGGGAAATGGGTCTTTGAATCATTTAACGTACCTTTCGCTtttcttctgcttctcTGACACCGGCCTTTTGACCGCCTGCGTACTGCACCCAACTGATTAGATATTTTTAAGAATGCCAACAAAGAAAAAGCAGTCCTTACCCCATCCTGTACAGTTCCAGGTTCCAACTTTGCAATCGCAAATGCCTCCTTTGGAAGAGCTTCTATTGGCCCTGGTGACAAGACGGGCGGAGGTGCAGGTGGGTAAAGTACATCGTTCAATAGTGGTAACAATGAAGGGTTGTCGTTCTTGTATCCAAGCGGTGTTGGGTCTACCAGCATCTCATAAGTACATTTCGCCTATTTTCCCTCAACGTGTGGCTGTCAAGGGGCCTACTAATGTGGTATAACTCACCAATACAATCTTCAATCAAATGCTGATACCccttttccatcttcttccttcccgGCATACTTgttcccttctttttccctctTTGGAATGCATCATTACCAtctgctcctgctcctggTTGGCCTTCGTCTCCTGGTAAGTCGGCAAAAGGCCTGACATAGGTGTTATACAGCGTATCAAGGTGGAGTAAGGATATGAGGTCTTGAGATGAGTGGATCGGCTTTGCAGGGGCAACTAATATCATACAAAAGTCATTAAGCTCAGAGACCGAGACCTTGTTGAACAAAAAAAGGCCACAAAGAAGTTGAGTGCACTTACCATCCCAATGAGGCATGATAAGCCTCGCcttccctcttttcctctcgTTCTCGATACCTTCATCCGCATTATTCACCTCTGGTCTCCCAAGCTCAACGCGGACACCATTCTCTCcatccatcatctccaCATCTGCATCCGCCTTGGTAAAATCCCCATTGATAGCTTGGGTGTATGGCGACTTGCTGCTTTCACCATTTTGGATGATATTCATGACTCTTTTTGGTTTACACCACAAGAAAGGGGAGAGAGGTGGTGTGTTCTGCACAAGTTGAGATTTGTGGCCCTGGGTCGagcttttttttttctttttccgAGACTTTCGTTTGGTGTAGATGGATAGTATGTGCCCGTCGTGCCGTTGCCCCTGGTGAAGTACCAGACGTGGCGTGTTGTCAATTATGGaaagaaaaacaaaaaTGGAATGGAGGAATGAGGAATGAACATAAAGAATAATAGGCTTCACGGCGAAAAACAGCGATTATGACGATTGTCCGGCGAAAGACGTGTTTCCGCACTAACGCTGTTCAACTGTGTTTTCATTATTCAAACTCTTTAACAAATACCCAAAACAACCATGTCATGTACGTATAATACTTGCTCATCGAGACAGTAATGAAGAGAGCAACTATTGACATGTCTATATACAGTCCTTCCATCTGCAACAGCCGGTATCCTCCCTTATTGGCTACTCTTGACCTCCGTGGCCGGCACCTATAACGCTGTTCAGAACTATTTTGTCATATGGCAGAGCAAAGAGGTCTACGCCGGGAAGGCTGATGAGAGTGGGTTCGCTTTTTGTTAAGAGCGTTAGCCTCACGAGTGAGACGAGCATCGAGACTGATAGGGAACACTTTTGTTGGGTAACTGCGATCAAAGTGACTTTCCTTGCTGGACGGATCTTTGGTGCTTGGACTTTACTCGCCAGCTTGATTCGAGGAATGGCTTCTTACAACATTTACGATCCTCTGTAAGCTATTTACTCCCATCACATGATGTATGGACTGAACAGAACTGATGCTTTTGGGAGCAGTGTGTACAACCTCGGTATTGGTACTTACGCCCTCGCGACTTTCCACTTTACAACAGAGTTGCTCGTGTTCAAGTCTGTAAAGCCCAATCGGGCTTCTATTGGGCCTCTCATTGTCGGATGTTGGTCGAATTTTTTTTGATTGACACAGGACTTGACTGACATGTTACATGTTGTAGGGACAGGTCTCATTTGGATGCTCACTCAAAGAGAGCATTACACTGCGTAGATTTGGACCTCCTAGTCAACCAGAAATCAATGACAAGATGTTCAATTGGGCCCATGCATCTTTTGCTACAAAATGAAAACCCATCCTTCAGTCTATTTTGAGAAACGAACTCAGCGAATCGCCTGGTTTACAATTTTGCTTTGGCCTTATCCTTCCCCACCCGGTTCCAGAATGCCTTAGCGGCATCTGGAGGTCCGGTGATAGGACGGTAAGATTGAGAAGATTCGAGGATCGGACGAAATGTCCCTTCCTGATGATTAAATCAGCTTGACTCTCAATGATACTTATTGCATGTTTAGATCAAGACGGACGAACCTTAATAAGACCCCAACTACCGGGGGCCACCTGGATCCCTTCCTTCGCCCCCAGTTCAACAGCCTCTTCAATAACCTTGTCTTGCTCAACGACCTTGTCTACTAGACCTATCTTGAGAAGCTCGGGCTGAGTCCATCGGCGGGCGAGGAGAGTGTCTCGAAGATGTTGAGGATTGGGAATACGATTCGCAAGAAGAGTGCTAAACGAGTTTGGAAGGGGGGAGCCAAAAGTGATCTAGTATTCACAGAATTAGTTGTATAAGATAGACAGATATGAATCGAACGAGAGGACTTTACCTCATTCATGCACATGAAACCTTTTCCAGATGTGATGATACGATAATCACAGCAAAGGGCTAAGACCATGCCTCCGGCGAACGCTTGATGGATCATGTAGTCAGTATATGGGTATCCTTGAGAATCCCTATGAATCTCGGTACGCACCATGTCCATTAATGGCAGCTATTGTTAACAATGGGAAGGTGAGCAAACGCCACATCACCGGGTCGTAAACCTCTACATATATTTTTAGTAATCAGCATTCTATCTTGTTCGCTAGCTCTTTTTGCATGCACCTTCGAAAAAGTTGTTGATCTTGAGCGAACCCTCAAAGTCCAGGCCATTGCTGAAGAATTTTGGCAATTCACTCGTAAGCACCAAAGCGCCTGCCCCCTTCCCAGCATGGccttccctcttcttgGGGTCAATCTGTCCGCCACCTGCTTGCCTCCATTCTATCTCTACAGTATCTAGAGCTTCAGAAAGCTCGGATAAGAGAGCGGGGACAAGACGGTTGTCGGGAGGTGAAGTGAGTGCGATCTGCCAGACGGTCGCTCGTGGTCTAGTGAGAGTGATATGAGGCATTCTGGCGACAGTTATCGGAATATTTCAGTAGATGGAGAATGATATTGAGAGAGAAGTATCCATGTGAAGATATGAACACTTTAAGTCTATCCATTTGCCAGTACTTTGGACGTTGAAGATGATGTCCGTCTCCTCCGGTTGCAACAAGTGGCAGATAGCCGGACGGCCGGCGGACTCGAATCTCAGCCTTCGTTCAGTTCGTTTGTTGGCTCCTTTGAACGAACGAAATGTCTATTCATCGTTGTCAGTTTCCAGTCACTCCGTCCAGATATCCTATGCGATGTAAGCAGGATCAGGCTATTCCTTTTGCATATGCGCAAGATTTTTTTCGGATAAATTGGACTGTTATTTGTGCATCTGTCGATTGT
This DNA window, taken from Cryptococcus gattii WM276 chromosome C, complete sequence, encodes the following:
- a CDS encoding ergosterol biosynthesis-related protein, putative (Similar to TIGR gene model, INSD accession AAW42573.1), which translates into the protein MSFLPSATAGILPYWLLLTSVAGTYNAVQNYFVIWQSKEVYAGKADEMTFLAGRIFGAWTLLASLIRGMASYNIYDPLVYNLGIGTYALATFHFTTELLVFKSVKPNRASIGPLIVGWTGLIWMLTQREHYTA
- a CDS encoding Hypothetical Protein (Similar to TIGR gene model, INSD accession AAW42571.1), whose amino-acid sequence is MPKDRPRRRGRPPHLYKLAHIAPPGTIGHIGSTLASMTTTATSLGTHATPQTQIEAISHALTLHEAQIHNPSLLSDDTAEQACELPTGTTAAATATETTTTTGELFEPQIHVTSTGTWVGLPLNPHRVAERQDLWDLVASCDYNVTTTADVKADLNLEALNGLQSAKLDATMNNGFVKPTRQKKIEGQDYFSQVISVEDIPKFFDGLPHDYNVLSRARMSCYFRIVWLDPPGLIPTDIRYRHILVSVDAMALRNNPAGYVYRIMFKCSGSCMRMDKGPCHLQEGNTASELDGSSIVGDNGAQSNDQPAQSEKTRGPKSRKKRPAACDSMLMLEMTARQAANGQCTIVRRRPEFHPAGPANALRMSAYVRSVLHELAAQTGMPHHRLRYEYEERLRYAPYPAMLETHLPHRAPKPRHYPSVVTTITRNQQKPNTEGSGDQGS
- a CDS encoding uncharacterized protein (Similar to TIGR gene model, INSD accession AAW42670.1), with product MGLFDFFNNDPSGRDEVYNLDPNNQQHKAKLSHELIGGAAGFEAMKAYENHVARNGKPPSHAMAKEILAGLAAAEVDKLFETKGLDGWDREEAKRHARAQAERALDQSGQY
- a CDS encoding uncharacterized protein (Similar to TIGR gene model, INSD accession AAW42742.1), which encodes MPHITLTRPRATVWQIALTSPPDNRLVPALLSELSEALDTVEIEWRQAGGGQIDPKKREGHAGKGAGALVLTSELPKFFSNGLDFEGSLKINNFFEEVYDPVMWRLLTFPLLTIAAINGHAFAGGMVLALCCDYRIITSGKGFMCMNEITFGSPLPNSFSTLLANRIPNPQHLRDTLLARRWTQPELLKIGLVDKVVEQDKVIEEAVELGAKEGIQVAPGSWGLIKEGTFRPILESSQSYRPITGPPDAAKAFWNRVGKDKAKAKL
- a CDS encoding uncharacterized protein (Similar to TIGR gene model, INSD accession AAW42572.1), whose translation is MNIIQNGESSKSPYTQAINGDFTKADADVEMMDGENGVRVELGRPEVNNADEGIENERKRGKARLIMPHWDVAPAKPIHSSQDLISLLHLDTLYNTYVRPFADLPGDEGQPGAGADGNDAFQRGKKKGTSMPGRKKMEKGYQHLIEDCIDPTPLGYKNDNPSLLPLLNDVLYPPAPPPVLSPGPIEALPKEAFAIAKLEPGTVQDGYAGGQKAGVREAEEKRKRKRAARTTTADIIPPINPTFPGHGQGRSSTPGTPLLPVPPPTRGFPPGANTPRRGTAPPGQGGGGGGSSFQGVHPFARHGQAGGAGSGPGGRPFTQSSKQRPASMEVQGSEGGSKGLPNRSASPMPLSAGATPGDRNGGGGKGGGTLASASASVSGSISGQRQFPPNRNKRPGSADVQSLQTKKSKGGSRSASPMPGVGVGQGQLRR